One window of Nymphaea colorata isolate Beijing-Zhang1983 chromosome 1, ASM883128v2, whole genome shotgun sequence genomic DNA carries:
- the LOC116251061 gene encoding uncharacterized protein LOC116251061 isoform X2, translated as MGSEDSRLPAEFEITEFCHAFGSPEENLLAVQVVRWSTGSYLEDQDHWWLSGIHRDVLLFAKPQVFIADYFFRSDLDEKLTCADIQVEVKIEKRNLDDKTFGTFSLEAKLYETGTWYEPDGCVNLCCSEATKMETSSPCCTIIGFQGYKLKGKLDMPKLWSAERPNLYVLVIILKDASGSIIECESCQVGIRQISQAPKQLLVNGNAVMVRGVNRHEHHPRLGKTNVEACMVKDLVLMKQNNINAVRNSHYPQHTRWYELCDLFGMYMIDEANIETHGFDVSKSVKHPTLEPMWAYHMLDRVIGMVERDKNHACIILWSLGNESGYGPNHSALAGWIRGRDSSRFLHYEGGGSRTSSTDVICPMYMRVWDIIKIAKDPTELRPLILCEYSHAMGNSNGNLKEYWEAIDTIPGLQGGFIWDWVDQGILKLGSDGRKHWAYGGDFGDCPNDLNFCLNGLIWPDRTPHPALNEVKYVYQPLKIMLIGDVVKVMNVQYFETTENIEFSWMLIGDGTCLGSGLFYLPVIQPQSSLDIAWESCPWYQLCNSLALAEAFLTITAKLRSTTIWAQAGHVLASTQLCVPVASSPSPSVIDLTELSGLRGECIDGFIRVSKQHCWEISINSKTGRIDSWKVQDSLVMTKGILPCFWRALTDNDKGGGSKSYASKWKEFSLDDLTFHAESCLLKELSSHVAHVEVVLLALPGHHENLKIENSSEAEVKDKAIFKVDINYFIYGTGDVIVECNVNPRTDLPPLPRIGVEFHLDKSFNQIKWYGKGPFECYPDRKEAAQVGVYETTLQDMHVPYIVPGECAGRADVRWVTFENDAGLCLFVSCYGGSPPMQMNASKYGTAELEKAAHNEELVECDDIEVHLDHKHMGVGGDDSWSPCVHEKYLIPPVPCTFSMRFCLISSSKSCFDIYRSMLPK; from the exons ATGGGAAG TGAGGACAGCAGGCTTCCCGCAGAGTTTGAAATTACGGAATTTTGCCATGCTTTTGGTTCCCCTGAAGAGAACCTCTTAGCTGTTCAAGTGGTTAGATGGAGTACTGGCTCTTACTTGGAGGATCAAGATCACTGGTGGTTATCTGGCATTCACAGAGACGTCCTTTTGTTTGCTAAGCCTCAG GTGTTTATAGCTGATTACTTTTTCCGATCAGATCTAGATGAGAAGCTTACTTGTGCAGATATTCAG GTTGAAGtgaaaattgagaaaagaaactTGGACGATAAAACATTCGGCACATTCTCCTTAGAAGCTAAACTGTATGAAACAGGAACATGGTATGAACCTGATGGTTGTGTAAACTTATGCTGTTCTGAAGCTACTAAGATGGAGACTTCTTCTCCATGCTGTACTATTATTGGATTTCAGGGTTATAAACTGAAGGGAAAATTGGATATGCCTAAACTTTGGTCTGCTGAAAGG CCCAATCTCTATGTTCTAGTCATCATCCTCAAAGATGCCTCAGGATCTATCATTGAATGTGAGTCTTGCCAAGTTGGCATTCGTCAAATCTCCCAAGCCCCTAAGCAGCTACTTGTCAATGGAAATGCTGTGATGGTACGCGGAGTCAACAGGCATGAACATCATCCCCGTCTTGGAAAGACAAATGTTGAGGCTTGCATGGTGAAG GATTTGGTCTTGatgaaacaaaacaacattAATGCAGTTAGAAATAGCCATTACCCACAGCATACTCGATGGTATGAGCTGTGTGACTTGTTTGGCATGTACATGATAGATGAAGCCAACATAGAGACACATGGGTTTGACGTTTCTAAAAGTGTAAAGCATCCTACCTTGGAGCCTATGTGGGCCTACCATATGTTGGACAGAGTTATAGGAATGGTGGAAAGGGACAAGAACCATGCTTGCATCATCCTGTGGTCTCTAGGAAATGAATCTGGATATGGACCTAACCATTCTGCTTTAGCAG GCTGGATCAGAGGCAGGGATTCCTCAAGGTTTTTGCATTATGAAGGAGGTGGGTCCAGAACATCATCAACAGACGTGATATGCCCTATGTATATGCGCGTGTGGGACATAATTAAGATTGCCAAGGACCCCACAGAACTCAGACCTCTAATTCTGTGCGA GTATTCTCATGCGATGGGAAACAGTAATGGGAACCTCAAAGAATATTGGGAAGCAATAGATACAATTCCTGGACTTCAGGGAGGTTTCATTTGGGATTGGGTAGATCAG GGCATATTGAAGCTAGGTTCAGATGGTAGAAAGCACTGGGCTTATGGAGGCGATTTTGGTGATTGTCCTAATGATCTGAACTTCTGTTTGAATGGATTGATATGGCCTGACCGAACTCCTCATCCTGCATTAAATG AGGTCAAGTATGTCTATCAGCCACTAAAAATTATGCTGATAGGAGATGTAGTGAAG GTAATGAACGTACAATATTTTGAAACAACGGAGAACATAGAATTTAGTTGGATGTTGATTGGAGATGGGACCTGTCTGGGTTCTGGGCTTTTCTATCTTCCTGTAATTCAACCTCAGAGCAGTCTTGATATTGCGTGGGAATCATGTCCCTGGTATCAACTTTGCAATTCATTAGCTTTGGCCGAAGCATTTTTAACAATTACTGCTAAGCTCAGAAGTACAACAATATGGGCCCAAGCAGGGCATGTTCTTGCCTCCACACAGCTTTGTGTTCCTGTTGCTAGTTCACCTTCTCCTTCT GTCATTGATTTGACTGAGCTTTCTGGATTGCGAGGTGAATGCATCGATGGGTTTATTAGAGTAAGCAAACAGCATTGCTGGGAGATCAGCATCAACTCAAAAACAGGAAGAATTGATAGTTGGAAG GTCCAAGACTCCCTAGTTATGACCAAGGGTATTCTGCCATGCTTTTGGAGGGCGCTGACAGATAATGACAAAGGAGGAGGATCAAAAAGCTATGCTTCCAAGTGGAAAGAATTTTCACTTGATGACCTGACATTTCACGCTGAGAGCTGTTTATTGAAGGAGCTGTCAAGTCATGTTGCCCATGTTGAAGTAGTTTTATTAGCTTTGCCCGGGcatcatgaaaatttgaagattgaaaactcttCTGAAGCAGAAGTGAAAGATAAAGCTATCTTCAAGGTGGAtatcaattattttatttacgGTACTGGAGATGTGATTGTTGAATGCAATGTTAATCCAAGAACTGACCTTCCACCACTACCACGTATTGGGGTGGAATTCCATTTAGATAAGTCGTTTAATCAAATAAAGTGGTATGGAAAAGGTCCCTTTGAATGTTATCCAGACCGTAAAGAAGCTGCCCAGGTTGGAGTCTATGAGACAACCCTTCAAGATATGCATGTTCCTTACATTGTTCCTGGTGAATGTGCTGGCAGAGCAGATGTAAGGTGGGTAACATTTGAAAATGATGCCGGGCTTTGTCTGTTTGTGTCATGCTATGGAGGGTCTCCACCCATGCAAATGAATGCAAGCAAATACGGTACTGCAGAGCTTGAGAAGGCTGCTCACAACGAAGAACTCGTTGAGTGTGATGATATTGAG GTGCATCTTGATCACAAGCATATGGGTGTGGGGGGCGATGATAGTTGGTCCCCGTGCGTGCATGAGAAGTACCTTATCCCACCTGTCCCTTGCACTTTCTCGATGAGATTCTGCCTAATAAGCTCCTCAAAATCATGCTTTGATATTTATAGGTCGATGTTGCCAAAATAG
- the LOC116251061 gene encoding uncharacterized protein LOC116251061 isoform X1 — MTSALTGGVVSSIWNGDRVWEDPAIIKWRKRDAHVPLQCHDTVEGALKYWYKRNKVDVLVSNLATWNDDAVSSSLESASYWVEGLPFVHSLSGYWKFYLATSPTETPVRFYESTFEDVNWEELPVPSNWQMHGFDRPIYTNTLYPFPLDPPNIPVDNPTGCYRRHFTLPKEWEGRRIFLHFEGVDSAFRAWVNGMPVGYSEDSRLPAEFEITEFCHAFGSPEENLLAVQVVRWSTGSYLEDQDHWWLSGIHRDVLLFAKPQVFIADYFFRSDLDEKLTCADIQVEVKIEKRNLDDKTFGTFSLEAKLYETGTWYEPDGCVNLCCSEATKMETSSPCCTIIGFQGYKLKGKLDMPKLWSAERPNLYVLVIILKDASGSIIECESCQVGIRQISQAPKQLLVNGNAVMVRGVNRHEHHPRLGKTNVEACMVKDLVLMKQNNINAVRNSHYPQHTRWYELCDLFGMYMIDEANIETHGFDVSKSVKHPTLEPMWAYHMLDRVIGMVERDKNHACIILWSLGNESGYGPNHSALAGWIRGRDSSRFLHYEGGGSRTSSTDVICPMYMRVWDIIKIAKDPTELRPLILCEYSHAMGNSNGNLKEYWEAIDTIPGLQGGFIWDWVDQGILKLGSDGRKHWAYGGDFGDCPNDLNFCLNGLIWPDRTPHPALNEVKYVYQPLKIMLIGDVVKVMNVQYFETTENIEFSWMLIGDGTCLGSGLFYLPVIQPQSSLDIAWESCPWYQLCNSLALAEAFLTITAKLRSTTIWAQAGHVLASTQLCVPVASSPSPSVIDLTELSGLRGECIDGFIRVSKQHCWEISINSKTGRIDSWKVQDSLVMTKGILPCFWRALTDNDKGGGSKSYASKWKEFSLDDLTFHAESCLLKELSSHVAHVEVVLLALPGHHENLKIENSSEAEVKDKAIFKVDINYFIYGTGDVIVECNVNPRTDLPPLPRIGVEFHLDKSFNQIKWYGKGPFECYPDRKEAAQVGVYETTLQDMHVPYIVPGECAGRADVRWVTFENDAGLCLFVSCYGGSPPMQMNASKYGTAELEKAAHNEELVECDDIEVHLDHKHMGVGGDDSWSPCVHEKYLIPPVPCTFSMRFCLISSSKSCFDIYRSMLPK, encoded by the exons ATGACGTCAGCTCTGACCGGCGGAGTCGTCTCCTCGATCTGGAATGGCGATAGAGTTTGGGAAGATCCTGCGATCATCAAGTGGCGGAAGCGCGACGCTCACGTGCCGCTGCAGTGCCACGACACGGTCGAAG GAGCTCTCAAGTATTGGTACAAGAGAAacaaagttgatgtgctggtttccaacttagccacatggaatgacgatgctgtttctagttctttagagagTGCTAGCTATTGGGTTGAAGGCTTGCCGTTTGttcactcattgagtggttattggaaattttatttggcaactagccccacagaaacacctgtgaggttctatgagagtacatttgaAGATGTCAATTGGGAAGAGCTgccag TTCCTTCCAATTGGCAAATGCATGGTTTTGATCGGCCTATTTATACGAACACTCTGTATCCCTTTCCATTAGATCCACCAAATATTCCAGTTGACAACCCAACAGGTTGTTACAGAAGGCATTTCACTCTTCCCAAAGAATGGGAAG GTCGTCGTATCTTCTTACACTTTGAGGGTGTTGATTCTGCTTTTCGAGCATGGGTAAATGGCATGCCTGTAGGATATAG TGAGGACAGCAGGCTTCCCGCAGAGTTTGAAATTACGGAATTTTGCCATGCTTTTGGTTCCCCTGAAGAGAACCTCTTAGCTGTTCAAGTGGTTAGATGGAGTACTGGCTCTTACTTGGAGGATCAAGATCACTGGTGGTTATCTGGCATTCACAGAGACGTCCTTTTGTTTGCTAAGCCTCAG GTGTTTATAGCTGATTACTTTTTCCGATCAGATCTAGATGAGAAGCTTACTTGTGCAGATATTCAG GTTGAAGtgaaaattgagaaaagaaactTGGACGATAAAACATTCGGCACATTCTCCTTAGAAGCTAAACTGTATGAAACAGGAACATGGTATGAACCTGATGGTTGTGTAAACTTATGCTGTTCTGAAGCTACTAAGATGGAGACTTCTTCTCCATGCTGTACTATTATTGGATTTCAGGGTTATAAACTGAAGGGAAAATTGGATATGCCTAAACTTTGGTCTGCTGAAAGG CCCAATCTCTATGTTCTAGTCATCATCCTCAAAGATGCCTCAGGATCTATCATTGAATGTGAGTCTTGCCAAGTTGGCATTCGTCAAATCTCCCAAGCCCCTAAGCAGCTACTTGTCAATGGAAATGCTGTGATGGTACGCGGAGTCAACAGGCATGAACATCATCCCCGTCTTGGAAAGACAAATGTTGAGGCTTGCATGGTGAAG GATTTGGTCTTGatgaaacaaaacaacattAATGCAGTTAGAAATAGCCATTACCCACAGCATACTCGATGGTATGAGCTGTGTGACTTGTTTGGCATGTACATGATAGATGAAGCCAACATAGAGACACATGGGTTTGACGTTTCTAAAAGTGTAAAGCATCCTACCTTGGAGCCTATGTGGGCCTACCATATGTTGGACAGAGTTATAGGAATGGTGGAAAGGGACAAGAACCATGCTTGCATCATCCTGTGGTCTCTAGGAAATGAATCTGGATATGGACCTAACCATTCTGCTTTAGCAG GCTGGATCAGAGGCAGGGATTCCTCAAGGTTTTTGCATTATGAAGGAGGTGGGTCCAGAACATCATCAACAGACGTGATATGCCCTATGTATATGCGCGTGTGGGACATAATTAAGATTGCCAAGGACCCCACAGAACTCAGACCTCTAATTCTGTGCGA GTATTCTCATGCGATGGGAAACAGTAATGGGAACCTCAAAGAATATTGGGAAGCAATAGATACAATTCCTGGACTTCAGGGAGGTTTCATTTGGGATTGGGTAGATCAG GGCATATTGAAGCTAGGTTCAGATGGTAGAAAGCACTGGGCTTATGGAGGCGATTTTGGTGATTGTCCTAATGATCTGAACTTCTGTTTGAATGGATTGATATGGCCTGACCGAACTCCTCATCCTGCATTAAATG AGGTCAAGTATGTCTATCAGCCACTAAAAATTATGCTGATAGGAGATGTAGTGAAG GTAATGAACGTACAATATTTTGAAACAACGGAGAACATAGAATTTAGTTGGATGTTGATTGGAGATGGGACCTGTCTGGGTTCTGGGCTTTTCTATCTTCCTGTAATTCAACCTCAGAGCAGTCTTGATATTGCGTGGGAATCATGTCCCTGGTATCAACTTTGCAATTCATTAGCTTTGGCCGAAGCATTTTTAACAATTACTGCTAAGCTCAGAAGTACAACAATATGGGCCCAAGCAGGGCATGTTCTTGCCTCCACACAGCTTTGTGTTCCTGTTGCTAGTTCACCTTCTCCTTCT GTCATTGATTTGACTGAGCTTTCTGGATTGCGAGGTGAATGCATCGATGGGTTTATTAGAGTAAGCAAACAGCATTGCTGGGAGATCAGCATCAACTCAAAAACAGGAAGAATTGATAGTTGGAAG GTCCAAGACTCCCTAGTTATGACCAAGGGTATTCTGCCATGCTTTTGGAGGGCGCTGACAGATAATGACAAAGGAGGAGGATCAAAAAGCTATGCTTCCAAGTGGAAAGAATTTTCACTTGATGACCTGACATTTCACGCTGAGAGCTGTTTATTGAAGGAGCTGTCAAGTCATGTTGCCCATGTTGAAGTAGTTTTATTAGCTTTGCCCGGGcatcatgaaaatttgaagattgaaaactcttCTGAAGCAGAAGTGAAAGATAAAGCTATCTTCAAGGTGGAtatcaattattttatttacgGTACTGGAGATGTGATTGTTGAATGCAATGTTAATCCAAGAACTGACCTTCCACCACTACCACGTATTGGGGTGGAATTCCATTTAGATAAGTCGTTTAATCAAATAAAGTGGTATGGAAAAGGTCCCTTTGAATGTTATCCAGACCGTAAAGAAGCTGCCCAGGTTGGAGTCTATGAGACAACCCTTCAAGATATGCATGTTCCTTACATTGTTCCTGGTGAATGTGCTGGCAGAGCAGATGTAAGGTGGGTAACATTTGAAAATGATGCCGGGCTTTGTCTGTTTGTGTCATGCTATGGAGGGTCTCCACCCATGCAAATGAATGCAAGCAAATACGGTACTGCAGAGCTTGAGAAGGCTGCTCACAACGAAGAACTCGTTGAGTGTGATGATATTGAG GTGCATCTTGATCACAAGCATATGGGTGTGGGGGGCGATGATAGTTGGTCCCCGTGCGTGCATGAGAAGTACCTTATCCCACCTGTCCCTTGCACTTTCTCGATGAGATTCTGCCTAATAAGCTCCTCAAAATCATGCTTTGATATTTATAGGTCGATGTTGCCAAAATAG
- the LOC116246857 gene encoding protein STRICTOSIDINE SYNTHASE-LIKE 10-like, with protein MVSFRDSFIASEQNCVEFAGIVETTPFPRRGEKEGREGEEIGRKMRSGIIVSAAALAFFSIFLTLNPDIGPPRSSSTGAAAAAGTTFGGRARDVLHGAELLHLNGTTGPESLAFDAEGRGPYTGVADGRILRWGGAARGWEDFATVSPYWNRERCDLKGEVMGDEEVCGRPLGLQFHEATGDLYVADAYFGLLVVGEGGGAATQLAVETDGEPFRFTNHLDIDQVNHTIYFTDSSSRFSRRQFAMLVASGDNSGRLMSYDPKTKEVKVLLKGLKFANGVALSRDRSFILVTESSGCRVTRLWLKGPNAGKTDVFAHLPGYPDNVKRNSAGEFWVALHGRKGPLSVVLQYDSWLKRAILKLPLNFQRLHKMFMSKRSQAMAIKLSEDGEVLDVLEDREGKSLRFISEVDEFNGDLWVGSVIMPYAGLYKL; from the exons ATGGTGTCCTTTCGCGACTCCTTTATTGCTTCTGAGCAAAACTGTGTGGAGTTTGCCGGGATCGTCGAGACGACGCCATTTCCGAGGAGAGGtgagaaagaagggagagagggtGAAGAGATTGGGAGAAAGATGAGATCGGGAATCATCGTCTCCGCAGCCGCGCTTGCTTTCTTCTCCATCTTTCTCACTCTAAACCCGGACATCGGCCCTCCGCGGTCCTCCTCGACCggagccgccgccgccgccgggACTACGTTCGGGGGCCGTGCTCGCGACGTGCTGCACGGCGCCGAGCTCCTGCACCTCAACGGCACGACCGGCCCGGAGAGCTTGGCGTTCGACGCCGAGGGACGGGGGCCGTACACCGGCGTCGCCGATGGCCGGATTCTGCGTTGGGGAGGTGCGGCCCGTGGCTGGGAGGACTTCGCCACCGTTTCTCCTTATTG gAACAGGGAAAGGTGTGATCTGAAGGGGGAGGTGATGGGGGATGAGGAGGTGTGCGGGCGGCCGCTGGGGCTGCAGTTTCACGAGGCCACCGGCGACCTGTACGTGGCGGACGCCTACTTCGGCCTGCTGGTGGTGGGCGAGGGCGGCGGCGCTGCGACTCAGCTCGCCGTCGAGACCGACGGCGAGCCCTTCCGCTTCACCAACCATCTCGACATCGATCAGGTCAACCATACCATTTACTTCACTGACTCGAGCTCGCGCTTTAGCAGAAG ACAATTTGCGATGTTGGTCGCGAGTGGCGACAACAGCGGAAGGCTGATGAGTTACGATCCCAAGACAAAGGAAGTGAAGGTGCTGCTCAAGGGCTTGAAATTTGCCAATGGGGTGGCCTTGAGCAGAGACAGATCCTTCATACTCGTGACCGAGTCGAGTGGCTGCAGGGTCACAAGGCTCTGGCTCAAAGGTCCTAATGCAGGGAAGACTGATGTTTTTGCTCATTTGCCTGGCTATCCAGACAATGTGAAGAGGAACTCAGCAGGGGAGTTCTGGGTAGCCTTGCACGGGAGGAAAGGACCTCTGTCAGTGGTGCTCCAGTATGACTCTTGGTTGAAGAGAGCAATCCTTAAGCTGCCATTGAACTTCCAACGCCTGCACAAGATGTTCATGAGCAAGAGATCCCAAGCTATGGCCATCAAGCTCAGTGAAGATGGCGAGGTTTTGGATGTCCTGGAAGACAGGGAAGGAAAGAGCCTGAGGTTTATAAGTGAAGTAGACGAGTTCAATGGGGACTTGTGGGTGGGCTCGGTGATCATGCCCTATGCAGGTTTATACAAGCTTTAG